In a single window of the Ciconia boyciana chromosome 7, ASM3463844v1, whole genome shotgun sequence genome:
- the LOC140654325 gene encoding protein FAM163A-like encodes MTAGTVVITGGILATVILLCIIAVLCYCRLQYYCCKKDDSDEEEEEEEEEEPNLPTHSHLGTCNACNSRVVDGQGSPAPPPSELNQHGAHNYCPTCSPYGSPFYIRTADMVRNGGERVTYTPACYKEMGPPINMATLQSYPVSRHGLLRESFPNPRAISTEV; translated from the exons ATGACAGCGGGAACTGTTGTTATCACCGGGGGAATCCTAGCAACGGTGATCCTACTGTGCATCATTGCCGTGCTCTGTTACTGTAGGCTACAG TACTATTGCTGCAAGAAAGATGACTctgatgaggaagaggaggaggaggaagaggaagagccCAACCTTCCCACGCACTCGCACCTCGGCACGTGCAACGCCTGCAACTCCCGCGTGGTGGAcggccagggcagccccgcgcccccccccaGCGAGCTCAACCAGCACGGGGCTCACAACTACTGCCCGACCTGCTCCCCCTACGGCTCCCCCTTTTACATCCGGACTGCCGACATGGTGCGCAACGGGGGCGAGAGGGTCACCTACACCCCCGCGTGCTACAAGGAGATGGGGCCGCCCATCAACATGGCCACCCTGCAAAGCTACCCGGTGAGCCGCCACGGCCTCCTCCGCGAGAGCTTCCCGAACCCGCGGGCTATCAGCACGGAGGTGTAG